Proteins from a single region of Halobaculum sp. CBA1158:
- a CDS encoding class I adenylate-forming enzyme family protein: protein MKFLDAFRRSVRCHGSETAVMTDDGRTFSYDELDERTTRLVNAVESRVNDGPLASLGVNGPEMIESMIVGHKRGTPTVQLPFRAKAGELVRMCEAADAEALLFDDANVQTARAMLDRGEFEFAVHAGEADVDIEGVVDYEDLLAAAAADSDPGLPADGDASVFYTSGTTSLPKAVPFDGEQLWYGAIQGVMEHGIDHTDVGVMTTPWYHMVSSDAWIYPHLLAGATVLVQSDFDPAAALSLVEEANATGLLAVPTQLTAMNDVAADGDYDTDSLTYVRTGGSVVSEQLVERTHEHLSEELYNTYGMTEAGPNLSYAHPEDQEGHYGTIGKEAHTYELRVVETAPITEDPDPEATVDAGEQGEIIARGPGMARGYIDNPEAEEKSFFDGWLRTRDVAEVDEDGYLYIVDRVDNMFQSGGENVYPVEVEHALENHEAVDEAFVYGVDDDHWGKVVSAVVVVADADVTGDDLDEFCREETDLANFKRPRNYTVRSESASIPRTSTGKIKRDAVLDEIEE, encoded by the coding sequence ATGAAGTTTCTCGACGCCTTCCGACGGTCCGTCCGGTGCCACGGCTCCGAGACCGCCGTCATGACCGACGACGGACGGACGTTCAGCTACGACGAACTCGACGAGCGGACCACGCGCCTCGTGAACGCCGTGGAGTCACGGGTGAACGACGGCCCCCTCGCGAGCCTCGGCGTCAACGGCCCGGAGATGATCGAGTCGATGATCGTCGGGCACAAGCGGGGGACCCCCACCGTCCAGCTTCCGTTCCGCGCGAAGGCCGGCGAGTTGGTCCGGATGTGCGAGGCCGCCGACGCGGAGGCGCTGCTGTTCGACGACGCGAACGTCCAGACGGCGCGCGCGATGCTCGACCGCGGCGAGTTCGAGTTCGCGGTCCACGCCGGCGAAGCAGACGTCGATATCGAGGGCGTCGTCGACTACGAGGACCTCCTCGCGGCCGCCGCCGCCGACTCCGACCCCGGTCTCCCCGCCGACGGCGACGCGAGCGTCTTCTACACCAGCGGGACGACGAGCCTCCCGAAGGCCGTGCCGTTCGACGGCGAACAGCTGTGGTACGGCGCGATCCAGGGCGTGATGGAGCACGGCATCGACCACACCGACGTCGGCGTGATGACGACGCCGTGGTACCATATGGTCTCCAGCGACGCCTGGATCTACCCGCACCTGCTCGCGGGCGCGACGGTGCTCGTGCAGTCGGACTTCGACCCGGCGGCGGCGCTGTCGCTGGTGGAGGAAGCGAACGCGACCGGCCTGCTCGCCGTGCCGACGCAGCTGACGGCGATGAACGACGTGGCCGCCGACGGCGACTACGACACCGACTCCCTGACGTACGTCCGCACGGGCGGGTCGGTCGTCAGCGAACAGTTGGTCGAACGAACCCACGAGCACCTCAGCGAGGAGCTGTACAACACCTACGGGATGACCGAGGCCGGCCCGAACCTCTCGTATGCACACCCAGAGGACCAGGAGGGCCACTACGGCACCATCGGGAAAGAGGCCCACACCTACGAGCTGCGCGTCGTCGAGACCGCGCCGATCACCGAGGACCCCGACCCGGAGGCGACCGTCGACGCCGGCGAACAGGGCGAGATCATCGCCCGCGGTCCGGGCATGGCCCGCGGCTACATCGACAACCCCGAGGCCGAAGAGAAGTCCTTCTTCGACGGCTGGCTCCGCACGCGCGACGTGGCCGAGGTCGACGAGGACGGCTACCTCTACATCGTCGACCGCGTCGACAACATGTTCCAAAGCGGCGGGGAGAACGTCTACCCCGTCGAGGTCGAGCACGCGCTCGAAAACCACGAGGCCGTCGACGAGGCGTTCGTCTACGGCGTTGACGACGACCACTGGGGGAAGGTCGTCAGCGCCGTCGTCGTCGTCGCCGACGCGGACGTGACCGGGGACGACCTCGACGAATTCTGTCGCGAGGAGACGGACCTTGCGAACTTCAAGCGCCCCCGCAACTACACGGTCCGGTCGGAGTCGGCGTCGATCCCCCGCACGAGCACGGGGAAGATCAAGCGCGACGCCGTGCTCGACGAGATCGAGGAGTGA
- a CDS encoding SLC13 family permease produces the protein MSDRPGPFARLESRLPVDAPWLSVPVGVVAAGAILAAAPLPTEAARMLAITAFCIALWVGTPVPPWLTGVVGIGLIGVNFSTELALFGFRSPATWLIVLGILIGEATRQSGLAGLVERRVIEVMPAEAATDPRAAYRYLLVAFSAIGAGFVFLVPSALVRVLILGPVLISVGERFTQRRARVGLFLGPLFVTYYAGAGVLTGSLGNIIITGITESAAGLSIGWVEWLVWLGPVMTVLRTAVVVAIAYALYRPTTGDALAADAGEVAAVTPNSSGSEEATDEGVVAGDERRMLAFLLVGVAIWATDAIHGLHPLYGALVVAVLVFLPRVGVVDLEAAGDADFTILFFLGAIFAIAEGLQRTAFTDAAAGAILSAVPADASLPVVLGAVSLVTAALTLVMEGLAVASVLTPVLVAFARDAGVPLLPVAMVEAVTLVTYFFPYQSAVLVALLGLDVVESREVIRMATACSLATLLVLLPIQIAVFTVAFG, from the coding sequence ATGTCTGACCGACCCGGCCCGTTCGCCCGCCTCGAATCCCGGCTTCCGGTCGACGCCCCGTGGCTCTCGGTCCCCGTCGGGGTCGTCGCTGCGGGGGCGATACTCGCGGCTGCACCCCTGCCGACGGAGGCGGCACGGATGCTTGCGATCACGGCGTTCTGTATCGCGCTGTGGGTCGGCACGCCCGTCCCGCCGTGGCTCACCGGCGTCGTGGGGATCGGACTCATCGGGGTGAACTTCTCGACGGAACTGGCGCTGTTCGGGTTCCGTTCGCCGGCGACGTGGCTGATCGTCCTCGGCATTCTCATCGGGGAAGCGACCCGCCAGAGCGGCCTCGCAGGGCTCGTCGAGCGCCGCGTGATCGAGGTGATGCCGGCGGAGGCAGCGACCGACCCGCGGGCGGCGTACCGCTACCTCCTCGTCGCGTTCTCGGCCATCGGCGCGGGGTTCGTCTTCCTCGTTCCCTCGGCGCTGGTGCGCGTGCTGATCCTCGGGCCCGTCCTGATCTCCGTCGGCGAGCGCTTCACGCAGCGGCGGGCGCGGGTGGGGCTGTTCCTCGGGCCGCTGTTCGTCACCTACTACGCGGGTGCCGGTGTGCTCACCGGCTCGCTCGGCAACATCATCATCACCGGCATCACGGAGTCAGCCGCGGGCCTCTCGATCGGCTGGGTCGAGTGGCTCGTCTGGCTCGGTCCGGTGATGACGGTCCTCCGAACGGCCGTGGTCGTCGCCATCGCGTACGCCCTCTACCGCCCGACCACCGGCGACGCGCTCGCCGCCGACGCGGGCGAGGTAGCTGCTGTCACCCCGAATTCGAGCGGGAGCGAGGAAGCGACCGACGAGGGCGTGGTTGCCGGCGACGAGCGTCGGATGCTCGCGTTCCTGTTGGTCGGCGTGGCGATCTGGGCGACCGACGCGATCCACGGCCTCCACCCGCTGTACGGCGCGCTCGTCGTGGCGGTGCTGGTGTTCCTCCCGCGGGTCGGCGTCGTCGACCTGGAGGCCGCCGGCGACGCCGACTTCACGATCCTCTTTTTCCTCGGTGCCATCTTCGCCATCGCCGAGGGGCTCCAGCGCACGGCCTTCACAGACGCCGCCGCGGGCGCGATCCTGTCCGCCGTGCCCGCCGACGCGTCGCTCCCGGTCGTCCTCGGGGCCGTCTCGCTGGTCACGGCCGCACTGACGCTCGTGATGGAGGGGCTCGCGGTCGCGAGCGTCCTGACGCCCGTGCTCGTCGCGTTCGCCCGCGACGCGGGCGTCCCGCTGTTGCCCGTGGCGATGGTGGAGGCGGTGACGCTCGTCACCTACTTCTTCCCGTACCAGTCGGCCGTCCTCGTGGCGCTGCTCGGACTGGACGTCGTCGAGTCCCGCGAGGTGATCCGCATGGCGACTGCCTGCTCGCTGGCGACGCTACTCGTGCTCTTGCCGATCCAAATCGCCGTGTTCACCGTCGCGTTCGGCTGA
- a CDS encoding acetate--CoA ligase family protein, translating to MTPVDDADDADDTDADDTDADDANPVAAALADGRTTLTEAESKTLLRGAGVETTDFVIADDADGAVAAAEEIGYPVVLKVSSPAVTHKSEWGSGAGVAVGLDSAEAVRSAAERIETEAEAAGVDARLLVEELADTDAGTEVIVGGLRDPSFGPVVLAGLGGVFTEVFEDTSHRLAPVDRAEAREAVESLTAARLLAGYRGSEPADLDALADVVVAVGDLLIEHEAIVEVDVNPVLATGEGAVALDALVVLDDDRTEGGE from the coding sequence ATGACGCCCGTGGACGACGCCGACGACGCCGACGACACCGACGCCGATGACACCGACGCCGACGACGCGAACCCGGTCGCGGCGGCGCTGGCGGACGGGCGGACGACGCTCACCGAGGCTGAGTCGAAGACGCTGCTGCGCGGGGCGGGCGTCGAAACGACCGACTTCGTCATCGCCGACGACGCCGACGGGGCGGTCGCGGCCGCCGAGGAGATCGGGTACCCGGTCGTGCTCAAGGTGTCGTCGCCGGCGGTGACCCACAAGAGCGAGTGGGGCAGCGGCGCGGGCGTCGCCGTCGGCCTCGACTCGGCGGAAGCGGTCCGGAGCGCAGCCGAGCGCATCGAGACCGAGGCGGAGGCGGCCGGCGTCGACGCCCGGTTGCTCGTCGAGGAACTGGCCGACACCGACGCCGGCACGGAGGTCATCGTCGGCGGGCTGCGCGATCCCTCGTTCGGCCCGGTCGTGCTCGCCGGCCTGGGCGGCGTGTTCACCGAGGTGTTCGAGGACACGAGCCACCGGCTCGCGCCCGTCGACCGAGCGGAGGCACGGGAGGCCGTCGAGTCGCTGACCGCGGCGAGACTGCTCGCGGGATACCGCGGGAGCGAGCCAGCCGATCTCGACGCGCTGGCGGACGTAGTCGTCGCCGTCGGCGACCTGCTGATCGAACACGAGGCGATCGTCGAGGTCGATGTGAACCCGGTGCTGGCGACCGGCGAGGGCGCGGTCGCGCTCGACGCGCTCGTGGTGCTCGACGACGACCGCACGGAGGGGGGCGAATGA
- a CDS encoding CoA-binding protein — MNLQRLFDPDAVAVVGASANEDKIGYEAMASAVRFDGPVYPVNPSGEGELFGEPFVDSVTDVDGVDLALLCVPAPVVPDVIAECGEAGVGAAVIYSGGFAEAGEEGEELQRTVVDAAAEHDIALLGPNTSGYVVPGSDLLFSFASGVETVPAGDVAVLAQSGGVAHDLAFRSTREGYGLSAMVGLGNRANVGFEEAIEYFDGHDDTDAIVLHVEGTDDARGLLETCRDAETPVAAYKVGQSDVGEFAESHTGALTGDHDLYLAGFEQYGVPTVDSTAALLDAGVALAHEPEPSGANVGVVTAQAGPGIIIADRLQRAGATLPELGAETRERIDEILPGITFSGNPVDTGRPMPEFGEVVEAVAADDAIDAVLVYELFEEALGFPVEALDGLHEATGTPVLFATEGPPDAMADQVDALREAGVPVYVQPERAAEATATLARYADLREAGAVPESAAEQGVSR, encoded by the coding sequence GTGAACTTACAGCGCCTGTTCGACCCCGACGCCGTCGCCGTCGTCGGGGCGTCGGCCAACGAGGACAAGATCGGCTACGAGGCCATGGCGAGTGCGGTCCGCTTCGACGGTCCCGTCTACCCCGTCAATCCGTCCGGGGAGGGGGAACTGTTCGGCGAGCCGTTCGTCGATTCGGTGACGGACGTGGACGGCGTCGACCTCGCGCTGCTGTGCGTCCCCGCGCCCGTCGTCCCCGACGTGATCGCCGAGTGCGGCGAGGCGGGGGTCGGCGCGGCGGTCATCTACTCCGGCGGCTTCGCCGAGGCCGGCGAAGAGGGCGAAGAACTCCAGCGGACGGTCGTCGACGCCGCCGCGGAACACGACATCGCCCTCCTGGGACCGAACACGAGCGGGTACGTCGTTCCCGGGAGCGACCTGCTGTTCTCGTTCGCCAGCGGGGTCGAGACCGTGCCCGCCGGCGACGTGGCGGTGCTTGCCCAGTCGGGCGGCGTTGCGCACGACCTGGCGTTCCGCTCGACCCGCGAGGGGTACGGCCTCTCGGCGATGGTCGGTCTCGGCAACCGCGCGAACGTCGGCTTCGAGGAGGCGATCGAGTACTTCGACGGCCACGACGACACCGACGCCATCGTGCTCCACGTCGAGGGGACCGACGACGCCCGCGGCCTGCTGGAGACGTGTCGCGACGCCGAGACGCCGGTGGCCGCCTACAAGGTCGGTCAGTCGGACGTGGGCGAGTTCGCCGAGTCGCACACGGGCGCGCTCACGGGCGACCACGACCTCTACCTGGCCGGGTTCGAGCAGTACGGCGTTCCGACGGTCGACTCGACGGCCGCGTTGTTGGACGCCGGCGTCGCGCTCGCACACGAGCCCGAGCCCTCGGGGGCCAACGTCGGCGTCGTGACCGCGCAGGCGGGGCCGGGGATCATCATCGCCGACCGCCTCCAGCGGGCCGGCGCGACGCTCCCGGAACTGGGCGCGGAGACGCGCGAGCGCATCGACGAGATCCTGCCGGGGATCACCTTCTCCGGCAACCCCGTCGACACCGGCCGACCGATGCCCGAGTTCGGCGAGGTCGTCGAAGCGGTCGCCGCGGACGACGCCATCGACGCGGTGTTGGTGTACGAACTGTTCGAGGAGGCCCTTGGGTTCCCGGTCGAGGCGCTCGACGGCCTCCACGAGGCGACGGGAACGCCGGTGCTGTTCGCGACCGAGGGGCCGCCGGACGCGATGGCCGATCAGGTCGACGCGCTCCGGGAGGCGGGCGTGCCGGTGTACGTTCAGCCCGAGCGCGCCGCGGAGGCGACGGCGACGCTCGCGCGCTACGCCGACCTGCGCGAGGCCGGTGCAGTCCCGGAGTCCGCCGCGGAGCAGGGGGTGAGCAGATGA
- a CDS encoding alpha/beta fold hydrolase has product MTTFVLVHGAWHGAWAWYKVVPRLENAGHEVVAVDLPGHGTDTGPVAEATLEDFVDRVDDAVRETDSRTVLVGHSMAGMVITGVAERSPEAVDALVYLSAFLPESGESLLDYAQTDEESVVTRNFQLDEEAGLTTVADDAIDESFYADCSPEDVTLARSLLRPESLAAMSAPVETTEDQFGSVRRVYVSCTADRAITPEAQERMYEALPCAEVHTLDTSHSPFLSAPGRTAEVLLETA; this is encoded by the coding sequence ATGACGACGTTCGTGCTGGTCCACGGAGCCTGGCACGGGGCTTGGGCGTGGTACAAAGTGGTACCCCGACTGGAGAACGCGGGCCACGAGGTCGTCGCCGTCGACCTTCCCGGCCACGGAACCGACACCGGTCCGGTCGCAGAGGCGACGCTGGAGGACTTCGTTGACCGGGTCGACGACGCCGTTCGAGAGACGGACAGCAGGACCGTACTCGTCGGCCACAGCATGGCGGGGATGGTGATCACGGGGGTCGCAGAGCGCTCTCCCGAGGCCGTCGACGCGCTCGTTTACCTCTCGGCGTTCCTCCCCGAGTCCGGCGAGTCGCTCCTCGACTACGCCCAGACCGACGAGGAGTCGGTCGTCACGCGGAACTTCCAGTTGGACGAGGAGGCCGGACTCACAACCGTCGCCGACGACGCGATCGACGAGTCGTTCTACGCGGACTGCTCGCCCGAGGACGTGACGCTCGCACGATCGCTGCTCCGGCCGGAGTCGCTCGCCGCGATGTCCGCGCCCGTGGAGACGACCGAGGACCAATTCGGGAGCGTTCGGCGGGTGTACGTCAGCTGTACGGCCGACCGAGCGATCACGCCTGAGGCGCAAGAACGAATGTACGAGGCGTTGCCGTGTGCGGAGGTCCACACGCTCGACACGAGTCACTCGCCGTTCCTCTCGGCCCCCGGACGGACCGCCGAGGTACTCCTCGAGACCGCGTGA
- a CDS encoding IclR family transcriptional regulator, with protein MERDTDGTRGVKSDETLFALVEQIRESEGAGVTELADALGLAKSTVHGHLSTMREHGFVVRRDGEYRLGLEFFGHGQYVRTQRAVYDVALPVLDDLAEETGETTWLMVHENGRVMVIDGRAAGAEINVNSVVGSWAHMHANSGGKAILAHLPTEEVDEIAADSGLPAMTDATITDREALATELETVRERGFALNLGEDLRGIHAVAVPLFDGDEVQGSIAIAGPAHRVDRDRCTGELAERLGAAADDIEVGLAYR; from the coding sequence ATGGAACGGGACACGGACGGGACGAGGGGCGTCAAGTCCGACGAGACGCTTTTCGCTCTCGTCGAACAGATCCGTGAGTCAGAGGGCGCGGGCGTGACGGAGTTGGCGGACGCGCTGGGGTTGGCCAAGAGCACCGTCCACGGCCACCTGTCGACGATGCGCGAGCACGGGTTCGTCGTGCGGCGCGACGGCGAGTACCGCCTCGGTCTGGAGTTCTTCGGCCACGGTCAGTACGTCCGGACGCAACGAGCGGTGTACGACGTCGCCCTCCCCGTGCTCGACGACCTGGCCGAGGAGACCGGGGAGACGACGTGGCTGATGGTCCACGAGAACGGTCGGGTGATGGTGATCGACGGGCGCGCGGCCGGCGCGGAGATCAACGTCAACTCCGTGGTCGGGTCGTGGGCGCACATGCACGCCAACTCCGGCGGGAAGGCGATCCTCGCGCACCTCCCGACCGAGGAGGTCGACGAGATCGCCGCCGACTCAGGGCTGCCGGCGATGACCGACGCGACGATCACCGACCGCGAGGCGCTCGCGACGGAGTTGGAGACCGTGCGCGAGCGCGGCTTCGCACTCAACCTCGGGGAGGACCTCCGCGGGATCCACGCGGTCGCGGTCCCGCTGTTCGACGGCGACGAGGTGCAGGGCTCGATCGCGATCGCCGGCCCGGCGCACCGGGTCGACCGCGACCGCTGCACCGGCGAGTTGGCCGAGCGACTCGGGGCGGCCGCGGACGACATCGAGGTCGGCCTCGCGTACCGCTGA
- a CDS encoding acyl-CoA thioesterase, which translates to MSERFERVWTVRFSDTDPFGIAHYPRIVDALHETSDIFMQEIGFPFWAITEDHGYGLPLVEIDFEFERPVEAGDDVTISLVPDLGTRSVRFDYVARHDGAVAFSGYEQRVCTEQGGGSREIPDDLRAALSSYAED; encoded by the coding sequence ATGAGCGAGCGCTTCGAGCGGGTGTGGACCGTCCGGTTCTCGGACACGGACCCGTTCGGCATCGCCCACTACCCGCGGATCGTCGACGCGCTCCACGAGACCTCCGACATCTTCATGCAGGAGATCGGGTTCCCCTTCTGGGCGATCACCGAGGACCACGGATACGGGCTCCCGCTCGTCGAGATCGACTTCGAGTTCGAGCGGCCGGTCGAGGCCGGCGACGACGTGACGATCTCGCTCGTCCCCGATCTCGGTACCCGGAGCGTCCGGTTCGACTACGTCGCCCGCCACGACGGGGCGGTCGCCTTCTCGGGGTACGAACAGCGCGTGTGCACGGAACAGGGCGGCGGGTCGCGCGAGATCCCCGACGACCTCCGCGCGGCGCTCTCGTCGTACGCCGAAGACTGA
- a CDS encoding UbiA family prenyltransferase produces the protein MDRGEAGDPRGPAEPGSPAGSPVRALATQVKPRFMAPAVATAAFGALLAPAVDPVVAGLHVACAALAVYVAHLRDERVDAYVRGEEDPAVPPSALRAATVAASAGFLLSVVGLWALAGPLPAALTLPLWLLGLAHAPYLDTNPVTVSLDYPVAVGLTIVGGYVAQTGALPARVGWVAVAFVALLAGATITLDRLDRAFDAGIGKRTVPVVVGDAGAALLAAGLVAAAGAVTVAGVAAGALPRPVLPSAVVPFVAGIASARASPGRATRVQMAASYPFAGLAFLGLCVGTSCAIAGRLPW, from the coding sequence ATGGATCGGGGAGAGGCGGGAGATCCGAGGGGGCCGGCCGAGCCCGGATCGCCGGCGGGATCGCCGGTCCGAGCGCTCGCGACGCAGGTGAAGCCCCGGTTCATGGCTCCGGCCGTCGCGACCGCCGCCTTCGGCGCGCTCCTCGCCCCGGCGGTCGACCCCGTCGTCGCCGGACTCCACGTCGCCTGCGCCGCCCTCGCGGTGTACGTCGCCCACCTTCGCGACGAGCGCGTCGACGCGTACGTCCGCGGCGAGGAGGACCCCGCCGTTCCCCCCTCCGCGCTCCGGGCGGCTACTGTCGCCGCCAGCGCCGGCTTCCTGCTCTCGGTTGTGGGGCTGTGGGCGCTCGCCGGCCCGCTTCCAGCCGCGTTGACGCTCCCCCTGTGGCTGCTGGGACTGGCGCACGCGCCGTACCTCGACACGAACCCCGTCACCGTCTCGCTGGACTACCCGGTCGCGGTCGGGCTGACGATCGTCGGCGGCTACGTCGCACAGACCGGCGCGCTCCCGGCCCGGGTCGGGTGGGTCGCCGTCGCGTTCGTCGCGCTGCTCGCGGGCGCGACGATCACGCTGGACCGACTCGACCGGGCGTTCGACGCCGGGATCGGCAAACGAACCGTCCCCGTGGTCGTCGGCGACGCCGGGGCGGCCCTGCTGGCGGCCGGACTGGTCGCCGCCGCCGGGGCTGTGACGGTCGCCGGCGTCGCCGCGGGAGCGCTTCCCCGTCCGGTCCTTCCGTCGGCAGTCGTCCCGTTCGTCGCCGGGATCGCGAGCGCACGCGCGTCGCCGGGTCGAGCGACCCGAGTCCAGATGGCCGCGTCGTACCCGTTCGCCGGACTCGCGTTTCTGGGTCTGTGCGTCGGAACCTCCTGCGCGATCGCCGGTCGGCTGCCGTGGTAG
- a CDS encoding cupin domain-containing protein has protein sequence MAQQDPEELLEMSTETRELLEENNLRPLWEVEDDFGNTFGDMEPDIWKWEDIQASIDGIESDVPIADLPPGFQRRVAVPINTALGNAISNTIYVGVQTVSPGETAPSHRHGANALRYTINGNEDMKTVVAGEEFPMEDNDLVTTPQWEWHDHVNDSDETAAWLDVLDLPLVLDSLNRKNVFENHELERQPVTKTQGYWDSQYGRGRPADEKSDGSIPGPFEGNREPTPPYRFGWDEMEESLRQRAENDDPDPHDGYSLAYVNPATGQEPLFPTMSFRAQLLNEGPTDPHFHNAVEVYFVIEGEGATHVGDEALEWSQWDIFVVPPDEIHHHEPDGEAILLGMTDRPVFEAFNFYAEAEPSS, from the coding sequence ATGGCTCAGCAAGATCCGGAGGAACTCCTAGAGATGAGCACGGAGACTCGGGAGCTTCTCGAGGAGAACAACCTCCGCCCGCTGTGGGAGGTGGAAGACGACTTCGGGAACACGTTCGGCGACATGGAGCCGGACATCTGGAAGTGGGAGGACATCCAGGCGTCGATCGACGGCATCGAGTCCGACGTGCCGATCGCGGATCTGCCGCCGGGGTTCCAGCGACGGGTCGCCGTTCCGATCAACACCGCCCTCGGGAACGCCATCTCGAACACCATCTACGTCGGCGTGCAGACCGTCTCGCCCGGCGAGACCGCGCCCTCGCACCGACACGGGGCGAACGCCCTCCGGTACACGATCAACGGGAACGAGGACATGAAGACGGTCGTCGCCGGCGAGGAGTTCCCGATGGAGGACAACGACCTCGTCACCACCCCGCAATGGGAGTGGCACGACCACGTCAACGACTCCGACGAGACGGCCGCCTGGCTCGACGTGCTCGACCTGCCGCTCGTGCTCGACTCGCTCAACCGCAAGAACGTCTTCGAGAACCACGAGCTCGAACGCCAGCCCGTCACCAAGACACAGGGGTACTGGGACTCCCAGTACGGCCGCGGGCGGCCGGCAGACGAGAAGTCCGACGGGTCGATCCCCGGGCCGTTCGAGGGGAACAGGGAGCCGACGCCGCCGTACCGCTTCGGCTGGGACGAGATGGAGGAGTCGCTGCGACAGCGCGCCGAGAACGACGACCCCGACCCCCACGACGGCTACTCGCTGGCGTACGTCAACCCCGCGACCGGACAGGAACCGCTGTTCCCGACGATGTCGTTCCGGGCGCAGCTCCTGAACGAGGGGCCGACCGATCCGCACTTCCACAACGCCGTGGAGGTGTACTTCGTCATCGAGGGCGAGGGCGCGACCCACGTCGGCGACGAGGCGCTCGAGTGGAGCCAGTGGGACATCTTCGTCGTCCCGCCGGACGAGATTCACCACCACGAACCGGACGGCGAGGCGATCCTGTTGGGGATGACCGACCGGCCGGTGTTCGAGGCGTTCAACTTCTACGCCGAGGCCGAGCCGTCCTCGTAG